Proteins co-encoded in one Verrucomicrobiota bacterium genomic window:
- a CDS encoding DUF721 domain-containing protein: MPRGKTQSVGDLIGGIVRTWERRSGGPIERIIIAWDGVVGPQIAASARPVEMEGTTLLVDVRDAVWRDQLTRFYTKQIIAKLNAQLGATLVRGIGFRVGRDAAQWEKT, encoded by the coding sequence ATGCCACGCGGCAAGACACAATCGGTCGGCGACCTGATCGGCGGGATTGTGCGGACCTGGGAGCGCCGCTCGGGCGGCCCCATCGAGCGCATCATCATTGCGTGGGACGGGGTGGTCGGCCCGCAGATCGCGGCCAGCGCGCGCCCCGTCGAGATGGAGGGCACCACGCTCCTCGTCGACGTGCGTGATGCCGTCTGGCGCGACCAGTTGACGCGTTTCTACACCAAGCAGATCATTGCGAAGCTCAACGCGCAGCTCGGCGCCACGCTCGTGCGCGGGATCGGGTTCCGCGTCGGGCGCGACGCCGCGCAATGGGAGAAGACCTAG
- the dnaN gene encoding DNA polymerase III subunit beta encodes MKATVQTKDILDAVQKVQTVVSTKSTLSILSNVLIETVDNALVLTATDLQVGIRCKCEARVKKEGASTIPAKTLFAILRELPEGDVTLEISEKDIASITCGESYFRILGISKDEFPKLPEFLEKESFTIAQSLMKNMLRKTIYAVSREDNRYALMGMYFIIANHVLTFVSTDGRRLSKITAELSADVKLKRDFIVPLKAVDELQKMLGDEGEVRLFLAKNQVAFQLDGVLLVSRLIDGTFPDYERVIPESSPEKAELDRREFFHMVRRVALLATDQANLVRLAFGKGQLVMTSSSPELGEARVSMPVKYEGKDVEIAFNPDFLKDVLTSMDEDVVQLELTDSLSPGVVRGEGTFLHVLMPMRLQDTE; translated from the coding sequence ATGAAAGCAACGGTTCAGACCAAGGATATTCTCGATGCGGTACAGAAGGTCCAGACCGTCGTCAGCACCAAGAGCACGCTGTCCATTCTATCCAACGTCCTGATTGAGACAGTCGACAACGCCCTCGTGCTAACGGCGACGGATCTTCAAGTAGGCATCCGCTGCAAGTGCGAGGCACGCGTCAAGAAGGAAGGGGCTTCGACCATCCCGGCCAAGACGCTGTTTGCCATCCTGCGTGAGCTGCCGGAAGGGGACGTCACGCTCGAGATCAGCGAGAAGGACATCGCCTCGATCACCTGTGGCGAGTCGTATTTCCGCATCCTTGGCATCTCGAAGGACGAGTTCCCGAAGCTGCCCGAGTTCCTCGAGAAGGAATCGTTCACCATCGCGCAGTCGCTGATGAAAAACATGCTGCGTAAGACCATCTATGCCGTATCGCGCGAGGACAACCGCTACGCGCTCATGGGCATGTACTTCATCATTGCCAATCATGTTCTGACTTTCGTGTCCACTGACGGGCGCCGTCTCTCGAAGATCACCGCCGAGCTGAGCGCCGACGTGAAGCTCAAGCGCGACTTCATTGTGCCGCTCAAGGCGGTCGATGAGCTCCAGAAGATGCTGGGCGACGAGGGCGAGGTCCGTCTGTTCCTGGCCAAGAACCAGGTTGCGTTCCAGCTCGACGGCGTTCTGCTGGTGTCACGCCTGATTGACGGCACCTTCCCGGACTACGAGCGCGTCATTCCCGAGAGCTCGCCTGAGAAGGCCGAGCTCGATCGGCGGGAGTTTTTCCATATGGTCCGGCGCGTCGCGCTGCTGGCCACGGATCAGGCTAACCTCGTCCGGCTCGCGTTCGGCAAAGGCCAGCTCGTGATGACCTCGAGTTCTCCCGAGCTCGGCGAGGCGCGCGTGAGCATGCCGGTCAAGTACGAGGGCAAGGACGTCGAGATCGCCTTCAACCCGGACTTCCTCAAGGACGTGCTGACGAGCATGGACGAGGACGTGGTCCAGCTCGAGCTGACCGACTCGCTCAGCCCGGGCGTCGTGCGGGGCGAGGGCACGTTCCTGCATGTGCTCATGCCGATGCGGCTGCAGGACACCGAGTAA
- the recF gene encoding DNA replication/repair protein RecF, producing MHVKRIELREFRNYQRAEVAFSPTLNLLNGRNAQGKSNLLEAVGFLATGRSFRAAQTTDLIRQGAETLLVRGEIARADGEHAVAIACSASKRQVTIDGQRSPRLARVLGLLNVVVIAPADIAIVTGAPVVRRRVLDMQIAQVDQTYLATLQRYQETLRQKNALLKARHDEKTLDAFDDRLIEYGVRIAETRRAITRRIALLGRLYLRRITDGAEELAAEYRSEITGPDVTTMRSRFAARLHAARRRERAFGYALVGPHRDDVIFAVNGTDVRRFGSEGQRRSAVIALRMAELELIRSRIGEPPVVLIDDVTAELDPLRRRAFMPLLEGRGQVIVASADEGPLDLRGADAATGRAGRPRPAAAKRFWIENGAIKPLSSADM from the coding sequence TTGCACGTCAAGCGCATCGAGTTGCGCGAGTTCCGCAACTACCAGCGGGCCGAGGTGGCCTTCTCCCCCACCCTCAACCTGCTCAACGGCCGCAACGCCCAGGGCAAGAGCAACCTGCTCGAAGCCGTCGGCTTCCTGGCCACCGGCCGCTCCTTCCGTGCCGCCCAGACGACCGACCTGATCCGTCAGGGCGCCGAGACGCTGCTTGTCCGCGGTGAGATCGCCCGGGCCGACGGCGAGCACGCAGTTGCCATCGCCTGCTCGGCCTCCAAGCGCCAGGTCACCATCGACGGGCAACGCAGCCCGCGCCTGGCCCGCGTGCTCGGGCTGCTCAACGTCGTAGTGATCGCCCCGGCCGACATCGCCATCGTCACCGGCGCCCCGGTGGTGCGGCGCCGCGTGCTCGACATGCAGATCGCCCAGGTCGATCAGACCTACCTCGCCACGCTCCAGCGCTACCAGGAAACGTTGCGCCAGAAGAACGCGCTGCTCAAGGCCCGCCACGACGAGAAAACGCTTGACGCCTTCGACGATAGACTCATAGAATACGGTGTTAGAATCGCCGAGACACGGCGCGCGATTACGAGGCGCATCGCCCTGCTCGGGCGGCTCTATCTGCGGCGCATTACCGACGGCGCCGAGGAGCTCGCCGCCGAGTACCGCAGCGAGATCACCGGGCCCGACGTCACGACAATGCGCTCGCGGTTTGCCGCGCGCCTCCACGCGGCCAGGCGCCGCGAACGCGCATTCGGCTATGCGCTCGTCGGGCCGCACCGCGACGACGTGATCTTCGCCGTGAACGGCACCGACGTGCGCCGCTTCGGTTCCGAGGGCCAACGCCGCAGCGCGGTGATCGCCCTGCGCATGGCCGAGCTCGAGCTGATCCGCTCGCGCATCGGCGAGCCGCCCGTCGTCTTGATCGACGACGTGACCGCCGAGCTCGACCCGTTGCGCCGGCGCGCGTTCATGCCGCTGCTCGAGGGGCGCGGCCAGGTCATCGTCGCCAGCGCCGATGAAGGCCCCCTCGACCTCCGCGGAGCGGACGCAGCGACGGGCAGAGCGGGTCGCCCTCGGCCCGCCGCGGCGAAGCGATTCTGGATCGAGAACGGCGCCATCAAGCCGCTGTCATCGGCGGACATGTAG